The Comamonas sp. GB3 AK4-5 genome includes a region encoding these proteins:
- the rpsT gene encoding 30S ribosomal protein S20, with product MATKAKKNPRLASGRKRARQNVKLNAANTSLRSKYRTAVKNVEKAVLTGDKAKATELFAKAQSVLDTIADKGIFHKNKAARDKSRLSAKVKALAAA from the coding sequence ATGGCAACCAAAGCCAAAAAGAACCCCCGCCTGGCCTCCGGCCGCAAGCGCGCCCGCCAAAACGTCAAGCTGAACGCTGCAAACACCTCGCTGCGTTCCAAGTACCGCACCGCTGTCAAGAACGTCGAAAAGGCTGTCCTGACCGGCGACAAGGCCAAGGCTACCGAACTGTTTGCCAAGGCACAGTCCGTGCTGGACACCATCGCCGACAAGGGCATCTTCCACAAGAACAAGGCTGCTCGCGATAAGAGCCGCCTGTCCGCTAAGGTCAAGGCCTTGGCCGCCGCCTAA
- a CDS encoding SirB1 family protein, giving the protein MKLDFGLPTPLEYFETLVRRDEPRLLLEAAISLGQDVDPQLDVQGALYQFERMLKLLRDCVPWGSDGAQRLTILNQFFYVDLGYGGNHNDFFHPDNSYLHRVMDTRRGIPISLGVLWLELAHGIGLHAQGVSFPGHFLVKVQLPQGLVVQDPLTGRGLSAVALSERLEPYQEAWGLEGEELPPMGMFLQPASHRDILERMLRNLKAIHRQQSDDAMALAVINRLITLTPSNWSEYRDRGLVRMEHGERRDAIQDLQTYARHAESAQDLDMIEEQLAQLRAGL; this is encoded by the coding sequence ATGAAACTCGATTTTGGACTGCCTACCCCGCTGGAATACTTTGAAACCCTGGTGCGTCGCGACGAGCCGCGCCTGCTGCTGGAGGCTGCCATCAGCCTGGGCCAGGATGTGGACCCGCAGCTGGATGTGCAGGGCGCGCTCTACCAGTTCGAGCGCATGCTCAAGCTGCTGCGGGACTGTGTTCCCTGGGGCAGCGATGGCGCGCAGCGCCTGACCATACTCAACCAGTTCTTCTATGTCGACCTGGGCTATGGCGGCAACCACAATGACTTCTTTCACCCGGACAACAGCTATCTGCACCGGGTGATGGACACCCGCCGCGGCATTCCCATTTCGCTGGGGGTGTTGTGGCTGGAGCTGGCCCACGGCATAGGGCTGCATGCGCAGGGTGTCTCGTTTCCTGGTCACTTCCTGGTCAAGGTGCAGCTGCCGCAAGGCCTGGTGGTGCAAGACCCTTTGACGGGCCGTGGCCTGAGCGCTGTGGCACTGAGCGAGCGACTGGAGCCCTACCAGGAAGCCTGGGGGCTGGAAGGCGAAGAGCTGCCGCCCATGGGCATGTTTTTGCAGCCGGCCAGCCACCGCGACATCCTGGAGCGCATGCTGCGCAACCTCAAAGCCATCCACCGCCAGCAGAGCGACGACGCCATGGCGCTGGCAGTGATCAACCGGCTGATCACGCTCACGCCCAGCAACTGGAGCGAGTACCGCGACCGCGGTCTGGTGCGCATGGAGCACGGTGAGCGCCGCGACGCCATCCAGGATTTGCAAACCTATGCCCGGCATGCCGAGTCGGCTCAGGATCTGGACATGATCGAGGAGCAGCTGGCCCAGCTGCGTGCCGGCCTTTGA
- a CDS encoding AI-2E family transporter, with protein sequence MGRNSSQLPSICSPSPPSRGVLIASYVLMAGALLLVMERSLLPGLLCACVGFQLTRALAGGITRVQRRPQGAMPERWVQNLAATVIVLAPLILLSSALSHTRYYIMDAPQQYRELLDYLARTVLELREKLPHDFTAQLPQGAADIQRIIANYLANKAGTLAIAGKAWLAAILHAYVGLLIGALAAVRPRILPSKPLTMALHRRISLLGESFRQIVAAQFWIALFNTMLTALFLLVILPLWSLELPYTPALITLTFVAGLVPIVGNLLCNVVLTIVGLSVSPVAAAACLAFLILIHKAEYVINARVIGQRTHMAVWELLCVMFVAESVFGPAGLVAAPLFYAYLKKELVEAELT encoded by the coding sequence ATGGGACGGAACTCCTCACAACTGCCCAGCATCTGCTCGCCCTCGCCGCCTTCGCGCGGCGTGCTGATTGCCAGCTATGTGCTGATGGCTGGCGCGCTACTGCTGGTCATGGAGCGCAGTCTGCTGCCCGGCCTGCTGTGCGCCTGCGTGGGCTTTCAGCTCACGCGTGCACTGGCTGGCGGCATCACCCGGGTGCAGCGGCGCCCCCAGGGCGCCATGCCCGAGCGCTGGGTGCAGAATCTGGCGGCCACGGTCATCGTGCTGGCACCGCTGATTTTGCTCAGCAGCGCGCTTTCGCACACGCGCTACTACATCATGGATGCGCCCCAGCAGTACCGCGAGCTGCTGGACTATCTGGCCCGCACGGTGCTGGAGCTGCGCGAAAAGCTGCCCCATGACTTCACTGCCCAGCTGCCGCAAGGCGCGGCTGACATCCAACGCATCATTGCCAACTACCTGGCCAACAAGGCCGGCACCCTGGCCATTGCCGGCAAGGCCTGGCTGGCCGCCATTCTCCATGCCTATGTGGGCCTCTTGATCGGCGCCCTGGCAGCCGTGCGCCCGCGCATTCTGCCGAGCAAGCCGCTGACCATGGCCTTGCACCGCCGCATCTCGCTGCTGGGTGAGTCCTTTCGCCAGATCGTGGCGGCCCAGTTCTGGATTGCGCTGTTCAACACCATGCTGACGGCACTGTTCCTGCTGGTCATCCTGCCGCTGTGGAGCCTGGAGCTGCCCTACACCCCGGCGCTGATCACGCTGACTTTTGTGGCCGGCCTGGTGCCCATCGTGGGCAATCTGCTGTGCAACGTGGTGCTGACCATCGTGGGCCTGTCGGTCTCGCCCGTAGCCGCGGCCGCCTGCCTGGCATTTCTGATCCTGATCCACAAGGCCGAGTACGTGATCAACGCCAGAGTCATAGGCCAGCGCACCCATATGGCCGTGTGGGAGCTGCTGTGTGTGATGTTTGTGGCGGAGTCGGTGTTTGGCCCGGCCGGCCTGGTGGCCGCGCCGCTGTTCTACGCCTACCTGAAGAAAGAGCTGGTTGAGGCCGAGCTGACCTGA
- a CDS encoding DUF3579 domain-containing protein: MASPSSKELFIQGVTLEGKTFRPSDWAERLAGVMSQFRPGGATPGSHLSYSPWCVPTSINGIKCVIIHSDLRDYEPMAWDFVLNFAKDNQLQVAEACLIPDAPAKG; the protein is encoded by the coding sequence ATGGCCTCCCCTTCTTCCAAAGAATTGTTCATCCAGGGTGTCACCCTGGAGGGTAAAACCTTCCGCCCCAGCGATTGGGCGGAGCGCTTGGCGGGGGTCATGAGCCAGTTTCGTCCTGGTGGCGCCACGCCTGGCAGCCACCTGAGCTATTCACCCTGGTGCGTGCCGACCTCCATCAACGGCATCAAGTGCGTCATCATCCACTCCGACTTGCGCGACTACGAGCCCATGGCCTGGGACTTTGTGCTGAACTTTGCCAAGGACAACCAGCTGCAAGTCGCCGAGGCCTGTTTGATTCCGGATGCGCCGGCCAAGGGATGA
- the murJ gene encoding murein biosynthesis integral membrane protein MurJ, with protein MSLFKAASIVSLFTLASRVTGLLRDLLMASMFGANALTDAFNVAFRIPNLFRRLFAEGAFSQAFVPVLAATKAKEGEARTRALISDVATALFWVLLLVCVLGVLGAPLLVWLLASGLERDRSSMDAAVQMTRWMFPYIGCMSLVALSAGVLNTWRRFVVSAATPVLLNLSMIAAAWWLAPYFQARGIEPIYAMAAGVMVGGVLQLAVQIPALRSLGLLPRIGVTWGAVRLAWSDAGVRRILKLMGPALLGVGVAQISLMINTQIASHLAPGSVTWLFYADRLMEFPTALLGVALGVVLTPQLAAAKASDDSEKYSAMLDWGLRLVLLLAVPCGVGLLVFATPLVATLFYRGALHASDVGQIALALIGYGVGLVGLVAIKVLAPGYYASQDIRTPVKIAVCVLVLTQLFNLVMVPWLAHAGLALSIGVAALVNASWLLVGLIRRKAFRPEPGWGKLLIQITVAALLLAALLFWFSQAFDWLALPEGKRAGLMLGAMALSACVYFGVLALAGAPLRKLLRR; from the coding sequence GTGTCACTTTTCAAAGCTGCCTCCATCGTCTCCCTGTTCACGCTGGCTTCCCGCGTCACAGGCCTGCTGCGCGATCTGCTCATGGCGTCCATGTTCGGCGCCAATGCCCTCACGGACGCCTTCAATGTGGCTTTTCGCATTCCCAATCTGTTTCGCAGATTGTTTGCCGAAGGTGCGTTCAGCCAGGCTTTTGTGCCGGTGCTGGCTGCCACCAAAGCCAAGGAAGGCGAGGCCCGCACCCGCGCCCTGATCTCCGATGTCGCCACGGCGCTGTTCTGGGTGCTGCTGCTGGTGTGCGTGCTGGGTGTGCTGGGTGCCCCGCTGCTGGTGTGGTTGCTGGCCAGTGGTCTGGAGCGGGACCGCAGCAGCATGGATGCTGCCGTGCAGATGACGCGCTGGATGTTTCCCTATATAGGCTGCATGTCGCTGGTGGCGTTGTCGGCGGGGGTGCTTAACACCTGGCGGCGCTTTGTGGTGTCGGCGGCCACGCCGGTGTTGCTGAACCTGAGCATGATTGCCGCTGCCTGGTGGCTGGCGCCGTACTTTCAGGCGCGCGGCATCGAGCCTATCTATGCCATGGCGGCGGGTGTGATGGTGGGTGGTGTGCTGCAGCTGGCGGTGCAAATTCCCGCGCTGCGCTCCCTGGGGCTGCTGCCGCGCATTGGCGTGACCTGGGGTGCTGTTCGTCTGGCCTGGAGCGATGCCGGCGTGCGCCGCATTCTGAAGCTGATGGGGCCGGCGTTGCTGGGGGTGGGTGTGGCCCAGATCAGTCTGATGATCAACACCCAGATTGCGTCCCATCTGGCGCCGGGTAGCGTGACCTGGCTGTTTTATGCCGATCGCTTGATGGAGTTTCCCACCGCCTTGCTGGGTGTGGCCCTGGGCGTGGTGCTGACGCCTCAATTGGCGGCAGCCAAGGCCTCGGACGACAGCGAAAAATACTCCGCCATGCTGGACTGGGGTCTGCGTCTGGTGCTGCTGCTGGCTGTGCCCTGTGGCGTGGGGCTGCTGGTGTTTGCCACGCCGCTGGTGGCCACCTTGTTCTATCGCGGCGCGCTGCATGCCAGCGATGTGGGGCAGATTGCCCTGGCGCTGATCGGCTACGGCGTAGGCCTGGTGGGCCTGGTGGCCATCAAGGTGCTGGCGCCCGGCTATTACGCCAGCCAGGACATTCGCACGCCGGTGAAGATTGCGGTCTGTGTGCTGGTGCTGACCCAGCTGTTCAATCTGGTGATGGTGCCCTGGCTGGCCCATGCGGGGTTGGCGCTGTCGATCGGGGTGGCGGCGCTGGTGAATGCGAGCTGGCTTCTTGTAGGACTTATCCGACGTAAGGCCTTTCGTCCAGAGCCGGGTTGGGGCAAACTCTTGATTCAGATCACGGTGGCTGCCTTGCTGTTGGCGGCCTTGCTGTTTTGGTTCTCCCAGGCCTTTGATTGGCTGGCGCTGCCTGAGGGCAAGCGAGCAGGTTTGATGCTGGGTGCGATGGCACTGTCTGCTTGTGTGTACTTCGGGGTGTTGGCGTTGGCAGGGGCACCCCTGAGAAAGCTGCTGCGCCGGTGA
- a CDS encoding MFS transporter: protein MNRARLGLLTGTHAVNDLYQGLLPALLPFIALERGYSYTAVSGLMLAAMGLSSVIQPLFGLYVDRASRPWMVPLGFVTAAIGLVLVGMSPDYWVSWAAAVLCGLGIAAYHPPATVAARVAGGSSQKAMSVFSVGGTIGASFAPLLATAAVGNGQLHHSWLLLLPAVVMLVVWTLWTRRDVQNTRSAMASPAHTLKTTQQTNDWRAFFLLCAVIVGWSIPYVTVLSMLSLYVTRELSGSAFMGAAALTTLTAAGAVGTLLGGWMGDRWGRIPAIRLGYLLALPAMGGLAMASSAEMAWACTLALGVCMFLPFAPQVTLAQDYLPRNQATASGITLGLAMSIGGMVAPLFGMLSDAYGLRYTVSTVLCVLCAACLLAWCMRERAYSPQRLAAQM from the coding sequence ATGAATCGTGCACGCCTCGGTTTGCTCACTGGCACCCATGCCGTCAACGACTTGTATCAAGGCCTTCTCCCTGCCCTGCTGCCCTTTATTGCCCTGGAGCGGGGCTATAGCTACACCGCCGTCAGCGGGCTCATGCTCGCCGCCATGGGGCTGTCCAGCGTCATACAGCCCTTGTTTGGCCTGTATGTCGACCGTGCATCGCGCCCCTGGATGGTGCCGCTGGGCTTTGTGACTGCTGCCATCGGCCTGGTGCTGGTGGGCATGAGCCCGGACTACTGGGTCAGCTGGGCCGCCGCCGTGCTGTGCGGCCTGGGCATTGCGGCCTACCACCCGCCCGCAACCGTGGCCGCGCGCGTCGCCGGGGGAAGCTCGCAAAAGGCCATGAGCGTGTTTTCGGTGGGCGGCACCATCGGTGCGTCGTTCGCCCCGCTGCTGGCGACGGCTGCGGTCGGAAATGGTCAGCTGCACCACAGCTGGCTGCTCCTGCTGCCAGCTGTGGTGATGCTGGTGGTATGGACGCTCTGGACCCGGCGCGATGTCCAGAACACCCGCTCGGCAATGGCCAGCCCTGCCCACACACTCAAGACAACGCAGCAGACCAATGACTGGCGTGCGTTCTTTTTGCTCTGTGCGGTGATCGTGGGCTGGTCCATACCCTATGTGACCGTGCTCTCCATGCTGTCCCTGTACGTCACCCGCGAGCTTTCGGGCAGCGCCTTCATGGGGGCGGCCGCGCTGACCACGCTCACCGCAGCGGGGGCTGTAGGCACCTTGCTGGGCGGCTGGATGGGTGACCGCTGGGGACGCATACCCGCCATCCGCCTGGGTTATCTGCTGGCCTTGCCGGCCATGGGCGGTCTGGCCATGGCCTCTTCCGCCGAGATGGCCTGGGCCTGCACGCTGGCGCTGGGCGTTTGCATGTTTCTGCCCTTTGCCCCCCAGGTCACGCTGGCCCAGGACTACCTCCCGCGCAACCAGGCCACGGCCAGCGGCATCACCTTGGGCCTTGCCATGTCCATAGGCGGCATGGTGGCACCGCTGTTTGGCATGCTGTCGGACGCCTATGGCCTGCGCTACACCGTAAGCACCGTGCTCTGCGTTCTCTGCGCCGCCTGCCTGCTGGCCTGGTGCATGCGGGAGCGTGCATACAGCCCACAGCGCCTGGCTGCGCAGATGTAA
- the mqo gene encoding malate dehydrogenase (quinone), with translation MKKTLKVLIGALVALVVAAVLFLYWPLFPRSVPEAENEQPVDVVMVGAGVMSATLATYLQELQPDWKIEVFERLDGVALESSNGWNNAGTGHSGFAELNYTPQLPDGSVDVKRAVNIAEQFEVSRQFWAHQIGRSHLGAPETFINPTGHMSFLWGDENIDFLHKRQQALIQNPLFYGMEYSEDQAQIKKWAPLMIEGRDPKQKVAATYMPLGTDVNHGAWAQQLVSSLQKTPNFSLKLQSEVTALRQNADKTWNVTVADLANNRQEKTVKAKFVFVGAGGAALTLLQKSGIPESKDYAGFPVGGQFLSIENPALTARHTVKAYGIAATDSPPMSVPHLDARNIDGQSVVLFGPFALATTKFLKTSSWWDLFSSVNHDNLVSMLRVGVHNLDLVKYLVQQAELTDDERQAVLAQYFPNAKREDWRLITAGQRVQVIKRDPKDGAVLQFGTEIVAAKDGSIAALLGASPGASTAPQIMLNLMKKSFPEQMASGEWQARIQQIVPSYGRKINEDAAYTNEIRRMTSTALHLPYVDVPVDLGKKAATPAANTEAAPALTPAPAAAPQNPTQHNKEMQAL, from the coding sequence ATGAAAAAAACGCTCAAAGTCCTCATCGGTGCCCTGGTGGCGCTGGTCGTGGCGGCGGTACTGTTCCTGTACTGGCCGCTTTTCCCCCGCTCCGTCCCCGAAGCCGAGAACGAACAACCCGTGGACGTGGTGATGGTCGGCGCCGGTGTGATGAGCGCCACCCTGGCCACCTATCTGCAAGAGCTGCAGCCCGACTGGAAGATTGAGGTGTTCGAGCGCCTGGACGGCGTGGCCCTGGAAAGCTCCAACGGCTGGAACAACGCCGGCACCGGCCACTCCGGCTTCGCCGAGTTGAACTACACCCCCCAGCTGCCTGACGGCTCGGTAGACGTCAAGCGTGCCGTGAACATTGCCGAGCAGTTCGAGGTCTCGCGCCAGTTCTGGGCCCACCAGATTGGCCGCAGCCACCTGGGCGCCCCCGAGACCTTCATCAACCCCACCGGCCATATGAGCTTTCTGTGGGGCGATGAAAACATCGATTTCCTGCACAAGCGCCAGCAAGCCCTGATCCAGAACCCCTTGTTCTACGGCATGGAATATTCCGAAGACCAGGCGCAGATCAAGAAGTGGGCCCCTTTGATGATCGAAGGCCGTGACCCCAAGCAAAAGGTTGCCGCCACCTATATGCCCCTGGGCACCGACGTCAACCACGGCGCCTGGGCACAGCAGCTGGTCAGCTCGCTGCAAAAAACACCGAACTTCAGCCTGAAGCTGCAAAGCGAGGTGACGGCCCTGCGCCAGAACGCCGACAAGACCTGGAACGTGACCGTGGCCGACCTGGCCAACAACCGCCAGGAAAAGACGGTCAAGGCCAAGTTCGTCTTCGTGGGTGCTGGTGGTGCCGCGCTGACGCTGCTGCAGAAATCGGGCATTCCCGAATCCAAGGACTATGCAGGCTTTCCTGTGGGCGGCCAGTTCCTGTCGATTGAGAACCCTGCGCTGACAGCCCGCCACACCGTGAAGGCCTATGGCATTGCGGCCACCGACTCCCCCCCCATGTCCGTGCCCCACCTGGACGCACGCAACATCGACGGCCAGTCTGTCGTGCTGTTCGGCCCCTTTGCCCTGGCCACCACCAAGTTCCTGAAGACCAGCTCCTGGTGGGATCTGTTCTCCTCGGTGAACCACGACAACCTGGTGAGCATGCTGCGCGTGGGCGTGCACAACCTGGACCTGGTCAAATACCTGGTGCAGCAAGCCGAGCTGACCGACGACGAGCGCCAGGCCGTGCTGGCCCAGTACTTCCCCAATGCCAAGCGTGAAGACTGGCGTTTGATCACGGCCGGCCAGCGCGTGCAAGTCATCAAGCGCGACCCCAAGGACGGCGCCGTGCTGCAGTTCGGCACCGAAATCGTAGCCGCCAAGGACGGCAGCATTGCCGCCCTGCTGGGCGCTTCGCCCGGCGCCTCGACCGCGCCGCAGATCATGCTGAATCTGATGAAGAAATCCTTCCCCGAGCAGATGGCATCCGGCGAATGGCAGGCACGCATCCAGCAGATCGTGCCCTCCTACGGCCGCAAGATCAACGAGGACGCCGCCTACACCAACGAAATCCGCCGCATGACCAGCACCGCCCTGCACCTGCCCTATGTGGATGTGCCAGTCGATCTGGGCAAAAAGGCAGCAACCCCTGCCGCAAATACCGAAGCGGCTCCCGCGCTGACTCCTGCTCCTGCCGCTGCACCGCAAAACCCCACGCAGCACAACAAGGAAATGCAGGCACTGTAA
- a CDS encoding helix-turn-helix domain-containing protein → MPDPHAFPMHGEQTARPVVVYGTDMPANAYIPQHKHRRAQLLHATEGVMLIRAEGGSWVVPPGCAVWVPPGASHDITMAGSPVAMRTVFVEPGLRPALWPHCQVIEVSALLLQLIVVAMELPLDYPAGGRAERIMNLILDEIEEAKPLALHVPMPTHAALLARCRRFINAPAEPVDLGTWARSLHMHPRTLARLFQRETGLNFGAWCRQTRLLLAVPMLVSGASVLKVALAHGYESPSAFAAIFKQSFGQPPSAYQKRFHGQAA, encoded by the coding sequence ATGCCAGACCCGCATGCCTTTCCCATGCATGGCGAGCAAACCGCCCGCCCCGTGGTGGTCTACGGCACGGACATGCCGGCCAATGCCTATATCCCCCAGCACAAGCACCGGCGGGCGCAGCTGCTGCATGCCACCGAGGGCGTGATGTTGATCCGCGCGGAAGGTGGCAGCTGGGTCGTGCCGCCGGGTTGCGCGGTCTGGGTGCCGCCGGGTGCCAGTCATGACATCACCATGGCGGGCAGCCCGGTGGCCATGCGCACCGTCTTTGTAGAGCCGGGCCTCAGGCCCGCGCTATGGCCGCATTGCCAGGTGATCGAGGTCTCGGCCTTGCTGCTGCAGCTCATCGTGGTGGCCATGGAGCTGCCGCTGGACTACCCGGCGGGCGGGCGGGCCGAGCGCATCATGAACCTCATACTCGACGAGATCGAGGAGGCCAAGCCCTTGGCCTTGCATGTGCCCATGCCCACCCATGCCGCGCTGCTGGCGCGTTGCCGCCGGTTCATCAATGCCCCGGCCGAGCCCGTGGACCTGGGGACATGGGCGCGCTCGCTGCATATGCACCCGCGCACGCTGGCCCGCCTTTTTCAGCGCGAGACCGGTCTGAACTTTGGAGCCTGGTGTCGGCAAACCCGTTTGCTGCTGGCCGTTCCCATGCTGGTGTCCGGCGCCTCGGTACTGAAGGTGGCACTTGCGCATGGCTATGAAAGCCCGAGTGCCTTCGCCGCCATCTTCAAGCAAAGCTTTGGACAGCCGCCCAGCGCCTACCAGAAAAGATTTCACGGGCAAGCTGCATAA
- a CDS encoding MATE family efflux transporter — MAPSPHSLTHGSIGTALLHFALPLLGGYVLQSLNGSINAIWIGRYLGEAALTAATHANNLVFALIALLFGISQASNLLVAQAVGARNLALAREVTGTGASLFLLGSLLICAAGWPLSPWLLQAMGADPAVALLAVGYLRVMFLALPPLLLFIYASAVLRGTGDTRTPFAFLMGVALLDALLNPLLIFGLGPLPRWGMTGSALASLLANSCGLLLLLIWLRKLRHPLWLGRGDAGLLRPRWPIARALALKGLPMGLQMLLTSLTLVLMLTLVNAQGMQTASAYSAAMQLWTYVQMPAIAIGTACATMAAQNMGAGQWQRVRATLYAGLLCNLLLTGGLTLAVLALDDHVLALFLPSGSPALETARHLNRIVLGSFVLLGVSWVLSGVMRATGAVWIPLLILAIGLLGVRLPVAAWLQPWWGEQALWWSFPIGALASMLLSMAYYRQGHWRRARWWG, encoded by the coding sequence ATGGCTCCATCGCCCCACTCCCTCACCCACGGCAGCATCGGCACGGCACTCTTGCACTTCGCACTGCCGCTGCTGGGAGGGTATGTGCTGCAGTCGCTCAATGGCTCCATCAATGCCATCTGGATTGGCCGCTACCTGGGGGAGGCCGCCCTCACCGCCGCCACCCACGCCAACAACCTGGTGTTCGCCTTGATTGCCCTGCTCTTCGGCATCAGCCAGGCCAGCAATCTGCTTGTGGCCCAGGCCGTGGGGGCACGCAATCTCGCGCTGGCGCGCGAGGTCACGGGCACCGGTGCCAGCCTGTTCCTTCTGGGCTCGCTGCTGATCTGTGCCGCTGGCTGGCCGCTGTCACCCTGGCTGCTACAGGCCATGGGCGCCGATCCGGCCGTGGCCCTGCTGGCCGTGGGCTATCTGCGCGTGATGTTTCTGGCCCTGCCACCGCTGCTGCTCTTCATCTATGCCTCGGCCGTGCTGCGTGGCACGGGCGATACGCGCACGCCGTTTGCCTTTTTGATGGGCGTAGCCCTGCTGGACGCCTTGCTCAACCCGCTGCTGATCTTTGGCCTGGGCCCGCTGCCGCGTTGGGGCATGACGGGCTCGGCCCTGGCTTCGCTGCTGGCCAACAGCTGTGGCCTGCTGCTCCTGCTCATCTGGCTGCGCAAGCTGCGCCATCCGCTGTGGCTGGGTCGGGGCGATGCAGGGCTGCTGCGCCCGCGCTGGCCCATTGCGCGGGCACTGGCCCTCAAGGGTCTGCCCATGGGCCTGCAAATGCTGCTGACATCGCTCACCCTGGTGCTGATGCTGACCCTGGTCAACGCCCAGGGCATGCAAACCGCCTCGGCCTACAGCGCTGCCATGCAGCTGTGGACCTACGTGCAAATGCCGGCCATTGCCATTGGCACGGCCTGCGCCACCATGGCTGCACAGAACATGGGCGCAGGCCAGTGGCAGCGCGTGCGCGCCACCCTGTACGCTGGTCTGCTGTGCAATCTGCTGCTCACCGGCGGGCTGACCCTGGCCGTGCTGGCCCTGGATGACCATGTGCTGGCCCTTTTTCTGCCCTCGGGCAGCCCCGCACTGGAAACCGCCCGCCATCTCAACCGCATCGTGCTGGGCTCCTTTGTGCTGCTGGGCGTGAGCTGGGTGTTGTCGGGGGTGATGCGCGCCACCGGCGCGGTCTGGATACCGCTGCTGATCCTGGCCATAGGCCTGCTGGGCGTGCGCCTGCCCGTGGCCGCCTGGCTGCAGCCCTGGTGGGGTGAGCAAGCACTGTGGTGGAGCTTTCCCATAGGCGCATTGGCCAGCATGCTGCTGTCCATGGCCTATTACCGCCAGGGCCACTGGCGCCGTGCGCGCTGGTGGGGTTGA